In Dyadobacter sp. NIV53, a single window of DNA contains:
- a CDS encoding response regulator transcription factor → MKHILIAEDHVVVRIGTKHLLQSLIPDSSISDVDDFDKIIKELELKSYDLLILDINIPGGNTTKMVETIRSKSPGTRILMFSSYDEQLYGLLYLQAGADGYLSKDAPEDEFKAAVMSVLDNKKYMSQDMQQMNINRLINPKEYLPDPIVTLSPRETDVMNLLKEGLGTAKIAEKLNLQLSTVSTYKARIFEKLGVKNIVELITKIK, encoded by the coding sequence ATGAAACACATACTTATTGCCGAAGATCACGTTGTAGTGAGGATTGGAACAAAACATCTCCTTCAATCTCTTATTCCTGATTCCTCAATTTCAGATGTTGATGATTTTGATAAGATAATTAAAGAGCTGGAATTAAAATCATACGATCTTTTAATTCTGGATATTAATATACCGGGTGGTAATACTACCAAAATGGTTGAAACCATACGTTCCAAATCACCAGGAACCAGGATTTTAATGTTTTCCAGCTATGATGAGCAGCTTTATGGTTTGTTATATTTACAAGCTGGTGCTGACGGATACTTGTCAAAGGATGCTCCTGAAGATGAGTTTAAGGCAGCCGTAATGAGCGTTCTGGACAATAAAAAATATATGAGCCAGGATATGCAGCAAATGAATATTAACAGGCTTATCAATCCTAAGGAATATCTTCCGGATCCAATCGTTACACTTTCTCCACGCGAAACAGATGTAATGAACTTGCTGAAAGAAGGGCTTGGAACAGCAAAAATTGCGGAAAAGCTGAATTTGCAATTGTCCACTGTTAGTACTTATAAAGCAAGGATTTTTGAAAAACTTGGCGTTAAAAACATTGTTGAGCTGATCACCAAAATTAAGTAG
- a CDS encoding GNAT family N-acetyltransferase: protein MEVYLYELDNLVELSLKFDPYIFHTPKHLLTQSPSTIFCFYLFRKVEDAATAIFQCVSDHEKNWLSPAKAPFGGIQCDESCVPEDITFFIQCIEQWISSCGGNRISLKTPPSCYDENVNVLISNCLGVDNYTKTTIYANHHIVVTSNFFESIIRNSEKRRLKKCNMAGFNCSIYKGPSTEIIYSFLSYCKSEKNYSLSVTFSQLEQLLTTFPNEFTVFIVRDLDTIVALTVTVRINQSILYNFLSASLPSYSRYSPAVMLTEAVYIFCQENGISILDLGISLDHHGNEKPNLIRFKENIGGKRSYKAMYEKNLK, encoded by the coding sequence TTGGAAGTCTATCTTTATGAACTTGACAATCTGGTAGAACTTTCTCTAAAATTTGATCCGTATATTTTCCATACTCCAAAACATTTGCTTACACAGTCCCCGTCGACAATATTCTGCTTTTATCTTTTTCGCAAAGTTGAGGATGCGGCAACTGCTATTTTTCAATGTGTTTCGGATCATGAGAAAAACTGGCTATCTCCCGCAAAAGCACCATTTGGTGGAATTCAGTGTGATGAAAGTTGTGTACCAGAAGACATTACATTTTTTATCCAGTGCATTGAACAGTGGATTTCAAGCTGTGGAGGAAACAGAATATCCCTAAAAACCCCGCCGTCATGTTACGATGAAAATGTAAATGTATTAATTTCAAATTGCCTTGGTGTAGATAATTATACAAAAACCACCATTTACGCCAATCATCATATTGTAGTGACATCAAATTTTTTCGAAAGTATAATTCGCAATTCCGAAAAAAGAAGGCTAAAAAAGTGTAACATGGCAGGCTTCAATTGTAGCATATATAAAGGCCCATCCACCGAAATTATTTACAGCTTTTTGTCATATTGCAAATCAGAAAAAAATTACAGTCTGTCAGTAACATTTTCTCAGCTAGAACAATTACTCACCACTTTCCCGAATGAGTTTACCGTTTTTATAGTCAGAGACCTGGATACAATCGTAGCACTCACCGTAACGGTTCGTATAAACCAGTCTATTCTTTATAATTTTTTGTCCGCAAGCTTGCCTTCATACAGTCGTTACAGTCCGGCTGTTATGCTGACTGAGGCAGTATATATTTTTTGTCAGGAAAATGGGATTTCAATACTCGACCTGGGCATATCGCTGGATCATCATGGGAATGAAAAACCAAACCTGATCCGTTTCAAAGAAAATATTGGTGGTAAAAGAAGTTATAAGGCCATGTATGAGAAAAATCTGAAATGA
- a CDS encoding FkbM family methyltransferase, whose amino-acid sequence MLALKNKVWDVLNTVGLGASLQLVMTGALKQYGWFRSYNSKQSVDADGNPLPWYTYSFIFFLKPRLKPHFEVFEYGSGNSTRWYASQVKHVTAVEHDTNWIKQISSQLPSNTKVMAQPVGNDYINAVKNEGKRYHIVVVDGRNRVKCTAAAVDFLTPDGVLILDNSEREWYQNAKDLMKQRGFRKLDFQGSLPIISTESCSTVFYRDGNCLEI is encoded by the coding sequence ATGCTTGCTTTAAAGAATAAAGTTTGGGATGTACTGAATACAGTAGGATTAGGGGCCAGTTTGCAACTTGTAATGACAGGTGCATTAAAGCAATATGGCTGGTTTAGGAGTTATAATTCTAAACAGTCGGTGGATGCTGACGGGAACCCGCTTCCATGGTATACTTATTCCTTTATATTCTTTTTGAAACCTCGCCTGAAACCTCATTTTGAAGTATTTGAGTACGGTTCAGGAAATTCAACACGCTGGTATGCCAGTCAGGTAAAGCATGTAACTGCTGTTGAACATGATACAAACTGGATTAAGCAAATTAGTTCACAATTGCCTTCGAATACCAAAGTAATGGCTCAGCCTGTTGGCAATGATTACATCAATGCTGTTAAAAATGAAGGTAAGCGTTATCATATAGTTGTGGTAGATGGAAGAAATCGAGTAAAATGCACAGCAGCTGCCGTCGATTTTTTAACACCAGACGGGGTATTAATACTGGATAATTCTGAACGCGAATGGTATCAGAATGCAAAAGATCTTATGAAGCAGCGTGGTTTCAGAAAACTTGATTTCCAGGGCTCTTTACCTATTATCAGTACAGAAAGCTGCAGCACTGTATTTTACCGGGACGGGAACTGTCTTGAAATCTGA
- a CDS encoding FkbM family methyltransferase — protein MKLKTIKTILNHPLNKDRKLNALFTFFKRGIIIRLHKHPIVYPFIEDTFLVVDKGMSSAELQIYTSLYDTNEMLFMMHYLRPEDTFVDIGANIGVYSVLASGVAGAKSLAFEPIPSTFFRLKRNIHYNNLQQKVELFNLGVGDKEETLVFSDSLDAINHVVTDGKYSGPVTNVPVSTLDKLMLNQTPNLLKIDVEGFEANVINGATETLQRPELRVIIMETNGLSDQYEFGQNYIHNKLLSLGFTPNSYSPQDRKIVPIESTNPENTIYIRDMEFVKERIKTGKKVRLLNQLL, from the coding sequence ATGAAATTAAAGACCATAAAGACCATTCTCAATCATCCTTTAAATAAAGACAGAAAATTAAATGCGCTGTTTACCTTCTTCAAACGAGGAATTATAATCCGGCTCCACAAGCATCCGATCGTATATCCATTCATTGAAGATACTTTTCTGGTTGTTGATAAAGGGATGTCGAGTGCTGAATTACAGATATATACAAGTTTGTATGATACCAATGAAATGCTTTTTATGATGCATTACCTGCGTCCGGAAGATACATTCGTAGATATTGGAGCGAACATCGGTGTGTATTCAGTTTTGGCGTCGGGGGTTGCAGGCGCAAAGTCATTGGCTTTTGAACCAATTCCATCTACATTTTTCCGCCTGAAAAGAAATATTCATTATAATAATTTACAACAGAAAGTGGAACTCTTCAATCTGGGGGTAGGTGACAAAGAAGAAACTCTCGTATTCTCGGACTCCCTGGATGCAATAAACCATGTCGTTACCGACGGAAAATATTCAGGTCCGGTAACAAATGTACCTGTTAGCACCCTGGACAAACTGATGTTAAACCAAACTCCGAATCTTTTAAAGATTGATGTGGAAGGTTTTGAGGCAAATGTGATCAATGGCGCCACAGAAACACTCCAGCGGCCAGAATTGAGAGTAATTATTATGGAAACCAACGGCCTATCCGATCAGTACGAATTTGGTCAGAATTACATCCATAACAAGTTATTGTCGCTTGGATTTACACCGAACAGCTATTCACCTCAGGACAGAAAAATTGTCCCCATTGAATCTACCAATCCGGAAAACACAATTTATATCCGTGATATGGAATTTGTAAAAGAGCGGATCAAAACCGGCAAAAAAGTAAGGTTATTGAATCAGCTGTTATAA
- a CDS encoding lipopolysaccharide biosynthesis protein, with translation MGIVVRQSLKAGLGSYIGVGIGIVNQMYVSTKFLSVEQLALSRLLLENSLLFSAFAHLGTPFIADKFFGLFRDDEQQHRGILPFLLFLPFIGALLFALLYLVFTPEIKSYFSEESPMIVKYHFLVVPWTVFWIYITILDSYCRNNARIAIPNFIREVYLKLANVFLILMFGLGWLSFDLMLYLIVASYGLAIVFLFIYIKKLGKWYWRLPDASLLTGALFRQMLAYGSFTILGGIGVSLVMFIDRSMIAGERGLVSTGIFIIAAYIANVIEIPRKAIAQISIPLLTTALLNNDRKQIQKMNQKSALNQLIAGGLVFLLIWASIDDIFFLIPKGETYGEGKYVVLFLALVKVFDIATGLNSEIILYSRYFKWGTLFIVGAAAISVLLNLWLIPLHGFVGAAIATALTTLFYSIARMTFVWLKFDVMPFTYQTLQVFLILSILYALTFVSPHYTRTIFSAMGMISIRSTLIILFFGLAIVRLNVSEEITGLVTSVRSRFLK, from the coding sequence GTGGGAATAGTTGTAAGGCAGAGTCTTAAAGCGGGGTTGGGCTCCTATATTGGCGTGGGTATTGGCATAGTAAATCAAATGTATGTTTCTACGAAATTCCTTTCGGTGGAACAACTGGCCCTTTCCCGTTTGCTGCTGGAAAACAGTCTTCTTTTTTCTGCATTTGCTCATTTGGGGACGCCTTTTATTGCAGATAAGTTTTTCGGACTTTTCAGGGACGATGAACAGCAACATCGGGGAATTTTGCCGTTTCTACTTTTTTTGCCATTTATTGGTGCGCTTCTTTTTGCTCTTCTATATTTGGTTTTTACTCCTGAAATTAAAAGTTACTTCTCGGAAGAATCTCCGATGATTGTAAAATATCATTTCCTTGTCGTTCCCTGGACGGTTTTCTGGATATATATAACTATACTCGATTCTTACTGCAGGAATAATGCGCGGATAGCTATCCCTAATTTTATACGTGAAGTTTATCTGAAACTTGCCAACGTATTTCTTATTCTGATGTTTGGCTTAGGTTGGTTAAGTTTTGATCTGATGCTGTATCTGATCGTTGCATCTTATGGTTTGGCCATTGTTTTTTTGTTTATCTATATAAAAAAGCTTGGGAAATGGTATTGGCGGTTACCTGATGCTTCATTATTGACCGGTGCACTGTTCAGGCAAATGCTTGCGTATGGCAGTTTTACTATACTCGGAGGAATTGGAGTCAGCCTGGTCATGTTTATTGACAGGTCTATGATTGCGGGAGAACGGGGACTGGTAAGCACCGGGATATTTATTATTGCAGCTTACATTGCCAATGTTATAGAAATACCAAGGAAGGCCATTGCGCAAATATCCATACCACTTTTGACTACCGCACTATTAAACAATGATCGGAAACAGATTCAAAAGATGAATCAAAAGTCTGCATTGAATCAATTGATAGCGGGAGGACTTGTTTTTTTATTGATCTGGGCCAGTATTGACGATATTTTCTTTTTAATTCCAAAAGGTGAAACCTATGGCGAAGGTAAATATGTGGTTCTATTCCTTGCTTTGGTAAAGGTTTTCGATATCGCCACAGGCCTTAATAGTGAGATCATTCTATATTCCAGGTATTTCAAATGGGGAACCTTATTCATTGTAGGTGCTGCTGCTATTAGTGTGCTACTAAATTTATGGCTGATTCCGTTGCATGGTTTTGTAGGAGCTGCTATTGCTACGGCATTGACGACATTATTTTATTCAATTGCCAGAATGACCTTCGTATGGTTAAAGTTTGATGTGATGCCCTTCACCTACCAGACTTTACAGGTTTTCCTGATCTTGTCCATCCTGTATGCTTTAACATTCGTCTCACCACATTATACGCGTACAATTTTCAGCGCCATGGGCATGATCTCGATTCGTTCAACCCTGATCATTTTGTTCTTTGGTTTGGCTATTGTAAGATTGAATGTTTCAGAAGAAATAACCGGATTGGTAACAAGTGTCAGGAGCAGATTTTTGAAATAA
- the wecB gene encoding non-hydrolyzing UDP-N-acetylglucosamine 2-epimerase → MKVLSIVGARPNFMKVAPLHRAFSKFSDIESKIVHTGQHYDAKMSDVFFNQLELPKPDYFLGVGGGSHTQQTAKIMVEFEQVMLAEKPDIVLVVGDVNSTIACAMVAVKEHVPVVHVEAGLRSNDRGMPEEINRIMTDCISDHLFVTEQAGMANLKRESIPDEKVHFVGNVMIDSLVYYRSKASQLELLKELNLDRKSYVLVTMHRPSNVDDAEGLKNILAIVKDTSEHKHVLFPVHPRTLKNMETFGLLDDLKTLSNVTLLEPQGYLEFLYLMENAALIITDSGGIQEETTYLKVPCITFRASTERPVTVELGTNYLLSDLNPESVKELVSEILGGKSKKGQIPPLWDGHAAERIVEILRNKYAK, encoded by the coding sequence ATGAAAGTTTTAAGTATTGTTGGCGCTCGTCCAAATTTCATGAAAGTGGCTCCGTTACACAGGGCTTTTTCGAAATTTTCTGACATTGAATCCAAAATAGTACATACAGGCCAGCATTACGATGCAAAAATGTCGGATGTATTTTTTAATCAGCTGGAATTGCCAAAGCCGGATTATTTTTTGGGAGTAGGAGGAGGGTCACATACACAGCAAACTGCCAAAATCATGGTGGAATTTGAGCAGGTTATGCTGGCCGAAAAACCTGATATTGTGCTGGTTGTTGGCGATGTAAACTCAACGATTGCTTGTGCCATGGTAGCTGTAAAAGAGCATGTTCCTGTTGTGCATGTCGAGGCAGGATTAAGAAGTAATGACCGCGGGATGCCGGAGGAAATTAACCGGATCATGACAGACTGTATTTCAGATCATTTGTTTGTAACAGAACAGGCCGGAATGGCCAATCTAAAACGAGAAAGTATTCCGGACGAAAAAGTGCATTTTGTAGGTAATGTGATGATCGATTCTTTGGTTTACTACCGCTCAAAAGCTTCGCAGCTTGAATTACTGAAAGAACTTAATCTTGATCGCAAGTCATATGTTTTGGTAACTATGCACCGGCCAAGCAATGTGGATGATGCAGAAGGCCTTAAAAATATTCTGGCTATTGTGAAAGATACATCGGAGCATAAACATGTATTGTTTCCGGTACATCCCCGTACGCTTAAAAATATGGAAACCTTTGGACTTCTGGATGACTTGAAAACATTGTCGAATGTAACCTTACTGGAACCGCAAGGTTATCTGGAGTTTTTATATCTTATGGAAAACGCAGCGCTGATCATTACAGATTCAGGTGGTATTCAGGAGGAAACAACTTATCTGAAGGTGCCCTGTATCACTTTTCGCGCGAGTACTGAGCGGCCGGTCACTGTGGAACTGGGCACCAATTATTTACTAAGTGACCTGAATCCTGAATCGGTGAAGGAACTGGTAAGTGAAATTTTAGGTGGGAAATCAAAGAAAGGGCAGATTCCTCCACTTTGGGATGGCCACGCTGCCGAGAGAATTGTGGAAATCCTGAGAAACAAATACGCTAAATAA
- a CDS encoding glycosyltransferase family 4 protein, whose product MAVFFAIGIKSFFYSRLRKTGAKIICRDIPFNISYWGKSKEYYYSGQNITEDLGADNKNWKGYLYFFIITCLRRLYLPLADAHINYFDEARNITGSYGVPQEKIFIAANSPDTDELLATYDRVLQQPDILPPNPQRLIHVGRLVKWKRVDMLIQCVKDLEKLFPDVELVVVGFGPEEENLKKIALDSGVSNRIKFVGGVYDSLTLGRYLHASTVYVLGGMGGLSINDAMCFAKPVICSVADGTEKRLVREGYNGYYFKNGDQESMNHAVENLLNNSERIKSFGENSLNIVKNEVNIHTVLREYNAAFQYVIK is encoded by the coding sequence ATGGCCGTATTTTTTGCAATTGGTATTAAATCCTTTTTTTATTCCAGATTAAGAAAAACCGGAGCCAAAATAATCTGCCGTGATATTCCATTTAATATTTCCTATTGGGGCAAAAGCAAGGAATATTATTATTCGGGGCAAAACATTACAGAAGATCTTGGCGCCGATAACAAGAATTGGAAAGGTTATCTTTATTTCTTCATTATTACTTGTTTACGCCGGTTGTATCTGCCTCTTGCTGATGCACATATCAACTATTTTGATGAAGCGCGAAATATTACCGGAAGTTACGGAGTGCCACAGGAAAAGATTTTTATAGCAGCCAATTCGCCCGATACAGACGAATTACTGGCAACGTATGATAGGGTTTTACAACAACCGGATATTTTGCCGCCTAATCCGCAACGGCTGATCCATGTGGGCCGGCTGGTAAAATGGAAGCGCGTTGATATGCTGATCCAGTGTGTTAAAGATCTCGAAAAATTGTTCCCGGATGTTGAACTGGTCGTTGTGGGCTTTGGGCCGGAAGAAGAAAATTTGAAAAAAATAGCCTTGGATTCAGGCGTTTCCAACCGGATCAAATTTGTTGGGGGCGTATACGATTCGCTTACATTAGGCAGATACCTTCATGCATCAACGGTTTATGTTTTGGGCGGAATGGGTGGATTGTCTATTAACGATGCCATGTGTTTTGCCAAACCGGTAATTTGCTCAGTAGCCGACGGAACTGAAAAACGACTGGTACGGGAAGGTTATAATGGGTATTATTTCAAAAATGGAGATCAGGAAAGTATGAATCATGCAGTTGAAAATTTATTGAATAACTCTGAAAGAATAAAATCATTTGGCGAAAATTCATTAAACATTGTTAAAAATGAAGTTAATATACATACCGTACTTCGGGAGTATAATGCTGCATTTCAGTATGTTATAAAGTAA
- a CDS encoding FkbM family methyltransferase translates to MYWLRYLLKEPFQALRTPRDREFIKLLLKYGDSIRHDRKHVGFGKYHLEVPDVMSFLWQYKEIFVDEFYFFKTSNSKPVILDCGSNIGMSILYFKELYPDAKIMAFEAEPAIIELLRSNLIRNNITDIDLIPKAVWKDEEGIWFGSESADSSSIYSKAKKRKIDSVRLKDYLEKEEQIDFLKIDIEGAETEVLDDCRNSLSNVKNLFVEFHSYIGNTQGLADIIRIFEENNFRYFIDTNQHRLRPFVNHQYRGNDVMDLQLNIFGWRE, encoded by the coding sequence ATGTACTGGCTGCGCTATTTGCTAAAAGAACCATTTCAGGCGTTACGTACCCCGCGTGACAGAGAATTTATTAAGCTCCTTTTAAAATACGGTGATTCCATAAGGCATGACCGTAAGCACGTTGGTTTTGGAAAATATCATTTGGAAGTGCCTGATGTAATGTCTTTTTTATGGCAATACAAGGAAATATTTGTTGATGAATTCTACTTTTTCAAAACATCTAATTCTAAACCGGTTATTCTGGATTGCGGCAGCAATATTGGAATGAGTATCCTATATTTCAAGGAGTTATATCCTGATGCTAAAATCATGGCGTTCGAGGCAGAACCCGCAATTATAGAACTGCTTCGTTCGAATCTGATACGGAATAACATCACCGATATTGACCTGATCCCGAAAGCAGTATGGAAAGATGAAGAAGGAATCTGGTTTGGAAGTGAGTCGGCAGATTCATCTTCTATTTATTCAAAAGCTAAAAAAAGAAAAATCGATTCCGTCAGGCTTAAAGATTATCTGGAAAAAGAAGAGCAGATTGACTTTTTAAAAATAGACATTGAAGGAGCAGAAACAGAAGTGCTGGACGATTGCAGAAATTCCCTTTCAAACGTCAAAAACCTGTTTGTCGAATTCCATTCTTATATCGGAAATACCCAGGGTTTAGCAGACATTATCAGGATTTTTGAAGAGAATAATTTCCGGTATTTCATTGATACAAATCAGCATCGCCTTCGTCCATTCGTAAATCATCAATACAGAGGAAACGATGTAATGGATTTGCAGCTGAATATCTTCGGGTGGAGGGAGTGA